Proteins encoded together in one Zonotrichia leucophrys gambelii isolate GWCS_2022_RI chromosome 1, RI_Zleu_2.0, whole genome shotgun sequence window:
- the ARL11 gene encoding ADP-ribosylation factor-like protein 11, which produces MTDITEEIRLFVFFLFGCVSPGTGSILMGKLISKGWRKRDARVIMLGLDFAGKSTLLYKLKSGQAVETCPTVGFNVESLRTPCGISFTLWDVGGQDSLRASWPNYLEDINTLIFVLDSTDTARLAEAMAALEEALRQPGMAGTPVLLLANKQDVPGALAPAQLGEMLRLGGLASHRWMLRGCSAHTGQGLQEVLAILGMLLRGSGHCSLSQEQLITELAERRQAAEQT; this is translated from the coding sequence ATGACTGACATCACCGAGGAAATAcgcttgtttgttttttttctttttggctgcGTTTCCCCCGGCACCGGCAGTATCTTGATGGGGAAGCTGATCTCCAAAGGCTGGAGGAAGAGAGATGCTCGAGTTATCATGCTGGGGCTCGACTTCGCTGGCAAATCCACCCTTCTGTACAAACTGAAGAGCGGCCAGGCTGTGGAGACCTGCCCCACGGTGGGATTCAACGTGGAGTCTCTGAGAACTCCCTGTGGCATTTCCTTCACCCTCTGGGATGTGGGGGGACAAGACAGCCTGCGGGCCAGCTGGCCGAACTACCTGGAGGACATCAACACCCTCATCTTCGTGCTGGACAGCACGGACACGGCCCGGCTGGCCGAAGCCATGGCGGCGCTGGAGGAGGCCCTGAGGCAGCCCGGCATGGCCGGCACCCccgtgctgctcctggccaacAAGCAGGACGTGCCGGGAGCgctggctcctgcccagctcgGGGAGATGCTGCGGCTGGGGGGGCTGGCCAGCCACCGCTGGATGCTCCGGGGCTGCAGCGCCCACACCGGCCAGGGCCTGCAGGAAGTGCTGGCCatcctgggaatgctgctgcgGGGCTCGGGGCActgctccctgtcccaggagcagctcatcACGGAGCTGGCAGAGAGGAGGCAAGCTGCAGAGCAAACCTGA
- the KPNA3 gene encoding importin subunit alpha-4 has product MAENAAATGLESHRIKSFKNKGRDAETMRRHRNEVTIELRKNKRDEHLLKKRNVPQEESLEDSDVDADFKAQNVTLEAILQNATSDNPVIQLSAVQAARKLLSSDRNPPIDDLIKSGILPILVKCLERDDNPSLQFEAAWALTNIASGTSAQTQAVVQSNAVPLFLRLLHSPHQNVCEQAVWALGNIIGDGPQCRDYVISLGVVKPLLSFINPSIPITFLRNVTWVIVNLCRNKDPPPPMETVQEILPALCVLIYHTDINILVDTVWALSYLTDGGNEQIQMVIDSGVVPFLVPLLSHQEVKVQTAALRAVGNIVTGTDEQTQVVLNCDVLSYFPHLLTHPKEKINKEAVWFLSNITAGNQQQVQAVIDAGLIPMIIHQLAKGDFGTQKEAAWAISNLTISGRKDQVEYLVQQNVIPPFCNLLSVKDSQVVQVVLDGLKNILIMAGDEASTIAEIIEECGGLEKIEALQQHENEDIYKLAFEIIDQYFSGDDIDEDPSLIPEATQGGTYNFDPTANLQTKEFNF; this is encoded by the exons AACAAAAGAGATGAAcatcttttgaaaaaaagaaatgttcctCAAGAGGAAAGCTTAGAAGATTCTGATGTTGATGCTGACTTCAAAGCA caaAATGTAACACTAGAAGCTATACTGCAG aatgccACAAGTGACAACCCAGTGATCCAACTGAGTGCTGTCCAAGCTGcaag AAAACTCCTATCCAGTGACAGAAATCCACCTATTGATGACTTAATAAAATCTGGAATTTTACCAATTCTGGTAAAATGCCTAGAAAGGGATGATAA TCCTTCATTACAATTTGAAGCTGCATGGGCATTGACTAACATAGCATCAGGCACTTCTGCACAGACTCAAGCTGTTGTACAGTCAA ATGCAGTACCCCTCTTCTTGAGACTACTTCATTCACCACACCAGAATGTTTGTGAGCAAGCTGTCTGGGCACTTGGAAATATTATAG gTGATGGTCCTCAGTGTAGAGATTATGTCATATCACTGGGAGTTGTCAAACCTCTTCTGTCCTTCATCAATCCCTCCATTCCCATCACCTTCCTTCGGAACGTCACATGGGTCATTGTAAATCTCTGCAGGAATAAGGACCCCCCACCGCCTATGGAGACAGTTCAGGAG ATTTTGCCAGCATTGTGTGTTCTCATTTACCATACAGATATAAAC ATTCTTGTGGACACTGTTTGGGCTTTGTCCTACTTAACAGATGGTGGAAATGAACAGATACAAATGGTGATTGATTCGGGAGTTGTACCTTTTCTAGTTCCCCTTCTGAGTCATCAGGAGGTTAAAGTTCAA acagcagcactgagagcagtAGGCAACATAGTAACTGGTACTGATGAGCAGACACAAGTTGTTCTCAATTGTGATGTTTTGTCTTATTTCCCACATCTCCTGACGCATCCAAAAGAGAAGATAAACAAG GAAGCAGTTTGGTTCCTTTCCAATATCACAGCAGGAAACCAGCAACAAGTTCAGGCTGTAATAGATGCTGGGCTAATCCCCATGATCATACACCAGCTGGCTAAG gggGACTTCGGGACACAAAAGGAAGCTGCTTGGGCAATTAGCAATTTGACAATAAGTGGGAGAAAAGATCAG gTTGAATACCTTGTACAACAAAATGTAATCCCACCGTTCTGCAATCTACTCTCCGTAAAGGATTCTCAAGTGGTGCAGGTGGTGCTGGATGGCCTGAAAAACATCCTGATAATGGCTGGTGACGAGGCTAGCACAATAGCTGAAATTATAGAAGAGTGTGGAG gATTAGAGAAAATTGAAGCCTTGCAACAGCACGAGAATGAAGACATTTATAAACTAGCGTTTGAAATTATAGATCAATATTTCTCTGGTGATGAT ATTGATGAAGACCCCAGTCTCATTCCTGAAGCCACTCAAGGAGGTACATACAACTTCGACCCAACGGCCAACCTTCAAacaaaagaatttaatttttaa